In Candidatus Methylomirabilota bacterium, the following are encoded in one genomic region:
- a CDS encoding PPOX class F420-dependent oxidoreductase codes for MFSEREVAYLKSQRLARIATASAEMQSDVAPVGFEFDGRDFYVGGLDITRTLKYKNAQVHPKVALVVDDLESVDPWKPRGIKIHGSATIVERDGRFGRKPYIRIVPEAHWSWGIEGPVFQDGKPVIKRTRHSR; via the coding sequence GTGTTCTCCGAACGCGAAGTCGCGTACCTCAAGTCCCAGCGGCTGGCCCGGATCGCCACGGCGTCGGCCGAGATGCAATCCGACGTGGCGCCGGTCGGGTTTGAGTTCGACGGCCGGGACTTCTACGTCGGCGGCCTCGACATCACCCGGACGCTCAAGTACAAGAACGCGCAGGTCCATCCGAAGGTGGCCCTGGTGGTCGACGACCTGGAGTCGGTCGATCCGTGGAAGCCTCGCGGCATCAAGATCCACGGCAGCGCGACCATCGTCGAGCGGGACGGACGGTTCGGCCGGAAGCCGTATATCCGGATCGTTCCGGAAGCCCACTGGAGCTGGGGGATCGAGGGGCCCGTCTTCCAGGACGGCAAGCCCGTCATCAAGAGGACGCGGCACTCCCGATGA
- the icd gene encoding NADP-dependent isocitrate dehydrogenase, whose protein sequence is MVGRVKIPAGERITISHGKLQVPDTPIVPFIEGDGTGPDIWQAAVRVLDAAVELASRGRRRIAWAEVYAGEKAQAAYGKDCPPNLLPQETLDVIREYLVAIKGPLTTPIGEGFRSLNVTLRQQLDLYVCLRPVKYFQGVPSPVKRPEKVDMVIFRENTEDIYAGIEWETGTPECRRVIDFLTREMGVRQIRFPQSSSIGIKPISREGSERLIGAAIRYAIEHGRRNVTLVHKGNIQKYTEGMFMKWGYALARREFGDRTVSWEECGGKPPAGKLLIKDAITDAFLQQILTRPDEFDVIAAPNLSGDLLSDALAAQVGGIGIAPGGNINYETGHALFEATHGTAPKYAGQDKVNPGSVILSGEMMLRYMGWTDAADRIIRGLEATIGQKVVTYDFARLMEGAREVKCSEFATAIVDNMRRL, encoded by the coding sequence ATGGTCGGTCGCGTGAAGATCCCCGCCGGCGAGCGGATCACCATCTCTCACGGGAAGCTCCAGGTCCCCGACACGCCGATCGTCCCGTTCATCGAGGGCGACGGCACCGGCCCCGACATCTGGCAGGCCGCGGTCCGCGTGCTCGACGCCGCGGTCGAGCTGGCGTCCCGCGGCCGGCGGCGGATCGCCTGGGCCGAGGTCTACGCCGGCGAGAAGGCGCAGGCGGCCTACGGGAAGGACTGCCCGCCGAACCTGCTGCCCCAGGAGACGCTCGACGTCATCCGGGAGTACCTGGTGGCCATCAAGGGGCCGCTCACCACGCCCATCGGGGAGGGCTTCCGCAGCCTGAACGTCACGCTCCGCCAGCAGCTCGACCTGTACGTGTGCCTGCGCCCGGTGAAGTACTTCCAGGGCGTGCCCTCGCCGGTCAAGCGCCCCGAGAAGGTCGACATGGTGATCTTCCGCGAGAACACCGAGGACATCTACGCCGGCATCGAGTGGGAGACGGGGACGCCGGAATGTCGCCGGGTCATCGACTTCCTGACCCGGGAGATGGGCGTCCGGCAGATCCGCTTCCCGCAGAGCTCCTCCATCGGGATCAAGCCGATCTCGCGGGAGGGCTCCGAGCGGCTGATCGGGGCCGCCATCCGCTACGCGATCGAGCACGGCCGCCGCAACGTGACCCTGGTCCACAAGGGGAACATCCAGAAGTACACGGAAGGGATGTTCATGAAGTGGGGGTATGCGCTGGCCAGGCGCGAGTTCGGGGACCGGACGGTCTCCTGGGAGGAGTGCGGGGGGAAGCCGCCGGCCGGGAAGCTCCTGATCAAGGACGCCATCACCGACGCCTTTCTCCAGCAGATCCTGACGCGCCCGGACGAGTTCGACGTGATCGCCGCCCCCAACCTGAGCGGCGACCTGCTGTCGGACGCGCTGGCCGCTCAGGTCGGCGGCATCGGTATCGCGCCAGGGGGGAACATCAACTACGAGACGGGGCACGCCCTCTTCGAGGCGACCCACGGCACCGCCCCCAAGTACGCCGGGCAGGACAAGGTGAACCCGGGGTCGGTGATCCTCTCCGGCGAAATGATGCTGCGCTACATGGGCTGGACCGACGCGGCGGATCGGATCATCAGGGGGCTCGAGGCTACCATCGGGCAGAAGGTCGTGACCTACGACTTCGCCCGTCTCATGGAGGGCGCCCGGGAAGTCAAGTGCTCGGAGTTCGCCACCGCGATCGTCGACAACATGCGGAGGCTGTGA